One genomic window of Polyangium aurulentum includes the following:
- a CDS encoding alpha/beta hydrolase: protein MSSVRIGRLLVHARGGEDRKGGGDGPAVLLCHGFGAPGDDLVALSRVIDAGPGVRWFFPEALLEAEVGPGMLGRAWWPIDMERLVGHLMRGDIDSALRSLDEVPPGLDAAREALVETLGVLESSYGVKRDRLIVGGFSQGAMLATELSMMLGEPFAGIALLSGTRIGGERWREGAARLGGRLHAFMAHGRRDPILPFGRAEVLRDILQEAGARVTFVPHNGAHEIPQIVVDGLGQFARERLFG, encoded by the coding sequence ATGTCGAGTGTGAGAATCGGGCGGCTGCTCGTGCATGCGCGCGGCGGCGAGGATCGCAAGGGCGGCGGAGACGGGCCGGCCGTCCTGCTCTGCCATGGCTTCGGCGCGCCGGGCGACGATCTCGTGGCGCTCTCGCGCGTGATCGACGCGGGACCGGGCGTGCGATGGTTCTTCCCCGAGGCGCTCCTCGAGGCCGAGGTTGGCCCGGGGATGCTGGGGCGCGCGTGGTGGCCGATCGACATGGAGCGCCTCGTCGGGCACCTGATGCGCGGCGACATCGACTCGGCGCTGCGCTCGCTCGACGAGGTGCCTCCGGGGCTCGACGCCGCGCGCGAGGCGCTCGTGGAGACGCTCGGCGTGCTCGAGAGCTCCTATGGCGTCAAACGCGACCGGCTGATCGTGGGTGGATTCTCGCAGGGCGCGATGCTCGCGACCGAGCTGTCGATGATGCTCGGCGAGCCTTTCGCGGGAATCGCGCTCCTGTCGGGCACGCGCATCGGCGGCGAGCGCTGGCGCGAGGGCGCGGCCCGGCTCGGCGGGCGGTTGCACGCGTTCATGGCGCACGGGCGGCGCGATCCGATCCTGCCGTTCGGCCGGGCAGAGGTGCTGCGCGACATCCTGCAAGAGGCCGGCGCGCGCGTGACCTTCGTGCCGCACAACGGCGCGCACGAGATACCCCAGATCGTGGTGGACGGTCTCGGCCAGTTCGCGCGCGAGCGGCTCTTCGGATAG